From Micromonospora auratinigra:
GAGCCCCAGCGCCCGGATGCGGGCGGCGTTGAAGCCGCGCATGCCGCAGTGGAAGTCGCCCACCGCGCGCAGCCCGAACAGCTGGCGGCCCAGCCAGCTCAGCACCGGGTTGCCCAGGTAGCGGTGCAGCGGTGGCATCGCGCCCTCGGCGATACCGCCGCGGAACCGGTTACCCATCACCACGTCGTGTCCGGCGCGCAGCGCCTCGACGAAGGGGCCCAGGTCCGACAGCGCGTACGAGTCGTCGGCGTCGGCCATGATGACGTACCGGCCGCGGGCCTGGGCGATGCCGTGCAGCAGGGCGCCCCCGTAGCCACGGATCGGGGCGTGCACCACCCGGGCCCCGGCCCGCTCGGCGAGTTCCTGCGAGCCGTCGGTGGAGCCGTTGTCGGAGACCAGCACCTCGCCGGTCACCCCGCACTCGGCCAGCGAGCGCAGCGCCTTGCGGACGCAGACCTCGAGCGTCTCCGCCTCGTTGAGGCACGGCAGCAGCACCGTGACCTCGATCTCCGGTTCGGTCGTCATCGTTCCCCGTTGCTTCCGGTGAGAGTGGGTGCCAGTGGAGCCGGCTGCGGCTCGTCGTCGTCGACGGCCGGCGCGGGTCGGTCGGTGGGGGTGGCGCGCAGCCGCTGCCAGCCGGCCGCCGCCGCGATCGGCAGGAACGCCAGCGCCGGCAGGCCGTAGCGGTAGTCGAACATCGAGGTGGCGACGGAGAAGATCATGATCCCCATGCCGATGGCGGCGAAACCGAGGGCGAGCAGGCTCAGCCGCAGCCGGCCGCGCCGGGGCCAGAGCGCGCCGGTCAGCGCGAGCAGCGTCATCGCGGTCACCGCCAGCGGCGGCGTGGTGCCGTACCGGCCGTAGCCGTGCAGGAACTCTGCCGCCGCGTTCGGCGGCGACGCCTGCGAGGGGGCCGGTTGCGAGTCGTAGTGCGGGTCCGCGAGCCGGGGCGTGCAGTCCCGGTCGGCCGCCCAGTCGGCCGGCGCGAGTGGCGGCACCCACCACTGGGCCAGGCAGGTCTCCTTCGGACCCAGTCGCTGGGCCCAGAAGTACCGGCTGGTGTCGGCGGCCACCCTGGCCAGGTAGTCGCCGGTCTGCTGGCGGATCACCGCCCGGGCGAACGCGTCCAGGTCCTCCGGGCGCTTCGCGTCGACGATCGGGCTGTCCTTGTTCCAGATGAACCAGTCGGGCCGTTCCGGCCGCTGGTCGACGGGCTGCCGGGGACAGAGCCGGCGGAGGTCGGGCGAGAGGTCGAGCCGGTCGCAGTCGGCGATCTGCGCGGTGCGGCCGTAGAGGAACCGGCCGCCTCCGACGCCGTACGCGTTGGGGGCCGAGCCGACGGTGACGAGCACCGCGCCCCAGAGGGCCAGGATGCCGAGCAGATACGCCACCGGGGCCCGCCAGCCGCGCCACGGCAGCAGTAGCAGGAGCAGCAGGACGCCGACCGCCACCACACCGGTCGGCCGGGTCAACACGCCGACCGCGACGGCCAGCCCCGCGACGAACCCGGCGACCGGCCCGGGGCGCTCCTTCCAGGCCAGCACCAGCGCCGCCCCCGCCAGCGCGGCGGTGAAGAGCGTCTCGGTGAGCAGGTACTGCTCGAGGGTGAGCTGCCGGGCGTCGAGCACGACCGGGGCGGCGGCCAGGGTCGCCACCCAGTCGGAGCCGCCGAGGCGGCGGCGGACCAGCAGGTAGATGGCGACGCCGAGGGCCAGCCCGGCGAGGTGCTGCACGGCGACCAGCGAGGTGAAGCTGCCGGTCCACTCGAACGCCTTGATCAGCCACGGGTAGAGCCCACGGGTGCTCAGTGCCGGCCAGATCTGCGCATGCCGCACATACACGCCGGAGTCGCCGGAGAACCAGAGCGCCGGCGGATAGGCCACCGTCATCGCCACCCGCAGCCCGGCACCCAGCGCGAGCAGGACGAGCAGGCCGAGATGGCGGCGGGCCCGGGTCGCGAGCCCGGGCCGGTCTCCGGACGCGGACGGACCTGGCCATCGATCAGGCACGATGATCCCCCGATTACGTGCAGCGACTAGGGCGGGGCAAAGCTAGCACGGCCACTGGTCGATGAGATGCCCCAAAACGCCTGCGGCGTTAACACTCTGTTACCGATTGGGCATGCAGCGGCCGACGGCGGGTCAGGCCACCCCGGCCGGCCGGAACTGGACGCTGACCCGGGGCCCCACCGCGCGGGCGGTCTTGGGCACCGCGTGTTCCCAGGTCCGCTGGCAGGAGCCGCCCATCACCACCAGGTCGCCGTGCCCGAGCGGGAAGCGCAGGCTCTCGCCCCCGCCACCCCGGGGGCGCAGCAGCAGGGCGCGCGGTGAGCCGAAGGAGACGATCGCCACCATGGTGTCGACGTGCGCCGAGCGGCCCAGCGTGTCGCCGTGCCAGGCGACACTGTCGCGCCCCGAGCGGTAGAGGCACATCCCGGCGGTGACGAAGGGCTCGCCCAGCTCCGGCGCGTAGTAGGCGGTCAGGGCCGCGCGGGCGGCGTCGAGCACCGGGTGGGGCAGCGGCCGGCCGGCACCGTACCAGCAGAGCAGCCGGGGGACGTCCACCTCGGCGTCGTACATGGTGCGCCGCTCGGCCCGCCAGGGGACCTCGCGCAGCAGCGTCTCGAAGACCTCGTCGGAGCCGGTCACCCAGCCGGGCAGGTGGTCGACCCAGGCGCCCCGGCTCAGCGGGTGCCGACGCAGCCGCCCGGCGAGCGGGCCCAGCGTCGGGGTGCCGGCGAGGTCGAGCATCGACGGCTGGTAGGCGGCCCCGGTCATCCGCCCACCCTACCCGCCGGGTTGGCACAGGTGTACGACCGGTCGGTCTTGTCGCCCGCCGGTCACCTGCCGCACACGTCGTGGTCGCCCGGTGTCGCCCCGGCCGCCCTAGCGTGAGGCGCCGCCGCCCGGCCCCGGCCGGCGTACCCGAGGAGACGATCCGTGCCGACCCCCACCCGCGTGCCGGTGGCCGCCCGCCCGCCGGTCGACCCGACCCCGCCCGGGTCACGCCGGCCGGCCCGTCGGCTCCCGGCCGCCGCGCTCTGGCTCGCCGCCGCCTGGCTGGTGCCCCTGCTCGCGTACGCCGTGGGCGTCTCCGCCGTGCTGCCGCCGCTGCTGCTGGCGCTGACCGCGGGGCTGCTGCGCGCCGGTCGTACGCTGCTGGACCGGCTGGTGCTCGCCACCGCCCTGCTGCTCGGCGCGACCTGCGCCGCCGGCCTGCTCTTCTCGGTCTGGCCCTGGGGGCTGCACCCGGTCCCGGTGGCCGGCACCGCCGGCACCGTCCTGCTCGGCGTCGCGCTGGTCACCGGCCGGCGACCCCGCTGGCCCCGGCCCGGCGTGACGGACCTGCCCCCGGTGCTGGCCGCGGTGCTCGGCGCGCTGGCGCTGGGTTGGCCGTACCTGCGGGCGGGCGACCTCGCCGGCCGGTTGGCGTACGCGATGGTCGGCGAGGACAACAGCCGGCACCTGGCCACGGTGGAGGGGATCCGCGCGGTCGGCGGCTACCTGTTCACCGACCCGCAGGGCGCGGCGCGCATCGCCCCGGAGTCGATGACCTGGTATCCGCAGGGCTTCCACCTGGTCGCCGCGCTGCTGGACACCTTCCTGCGCGCGTCGACCACGCCGGCCGACCCGCTCGACGCGCTGGACCACTACCTCGGCTGGGCGCTGGCCGCGTACGCGCTGCTGGTCCTGGCCCTGGTCTGGGCCGCGACCCGGCTCGCCGGCCGGCAGCTCGACGTGACCCGGACCTGGGCGGTGGCCGGCGTGGTGACGGCGCTCTGCCTCGGCTCGGAGCTGGCCCGGTTCGTGGCCTACGGCTACCCGGGCGAGACCCTCGGCCTGGCGCTGGTGACGCTGCTGGTGGCGGTGCTCTGCCGGCCGGTGGCCGGCACGGGCACCCAGCTCTGCCTGATCGGCGCGCTCTGCGTCGGGGTCGGCTTCGCGTACCTGATGTTCCTGCCGGTGGTCGGGGTGCTGGTGGCGGCCTGGCTGGTGGCGCAGCGCCGGAAGGTGCTGCGCCGGCCGTGGGTGCTGGCCGGGGTGGCGCTGCTGGTGGTGCCGCTGGCCCCGCTGACCAGCGTCGGCGGGCTGCTCCGGACCCGCCAGTTGGACAACGTGGCCAGCGGCGGCGTGATCGATCCCCGCTACGACGCCTTCCTGGCGCTGACCGCGCTGGTCGGGGTCGGCCTGCTCGCCGGCGGTCTGCGCCTGCCGGTGTGGCGGCGGTACGCGGCCACCATGGGCATCGCGCTGCTCTTCGTGCTCGGCGTCCGGGTCTGGTTCCGGGTGCTGGGCGCACCGCCGGCCTACTACTACGGCAAGACCCTGCACCTGCTGCTCGCGGTGCTGGTGGTGGGCATCGGCGCGCTGGCGCTGCTGCTGCCCCCGCCCTGGACGAGGAGCGGCCGGCGGCCGGGCCCGGCGGCCCGCGCCCTGGTGGCGGCGGCCGTGGTGGTGGCCGCGACCGGCGTGGCGGGGCTGCCCCGAGGCGCCGGGATCTTCGCCCAGCCGCTCGGAGCGCGCACCAGCACCTGGGCGTCGGCGTGGTGGTCGGGGCGGCTGGCCCGGCCCGGCGCGGCGGACCTGACCGCCCGGGCGCTCGTGCAGAGCCGCCCCGAACCCGGTACGGCCGTGGTGGTGGCCAGCGGGCAGCGCCGGCTCGGCTACCTGTGCAGCCTCTTCGTCGCCACCCTCCAGGGCACCGCGGGGGCGTCCGGACGGGCGTACTACTACCTGCCGCTGGCCGAGCCGGCCCGCTCGCCGGCCGTGGTGGCGGCCTTCCCCGGCCGGATCGTCTTCCTCGCCGCCGACGACCGCGCCGAGGCGTCCGTGCGGCAGTTGCTCGCCGACCACCCCGACCTGCGCTCCCGGGTACGCCTGGAGCGGTTGCGCTGACCACCACAGCCCTCGCCCCTGCCTTCCCCGCGCTGCGGTCAAGATCCCCGCGACGTCGGGGAAGTGGTGGCCTCAGCGCGCCCGGGAAGCAGCACTTTCCGGGAAGTCGCGCAACCCGGGGTCAGCGGGGGGTGGGGGTGGGGAGGAGGGCGAGCACCGCGTCGGCGACCCGGGTCGGGCCCGCGCCGTCCACCGCGGACCAGGCGCGGGTGGCGAGGGCGGCCCGTCGGTCGGGGGAGGCGAGCAGGGCGCGCAGCGTCCGGACCGCGGCGGCGCGGGCGGCCTGTCCGGGCGGCCCGGCCGCGACCAGCGCCGGCAGCTCGCCCACCCCGGCGGTCACTCCCGCGCGCACCACCCGGTGGTACGACTCGCGCTGGTTGTCCACCACGCAGACCAGCGCGGCGGGCGCGCCGAGGCAGCAGAGTTCCCAGGTGGAGGTGCCGGCGGCGGAGACCACCAGGTCCGCCCCGGTGATCAGGTCGGGCAGCGCGCCGGTGGGCGGCACCGGCCGCAGCGTCTGCCCCCGGCCGGGGCGCAGCGTGGCCAGCTCCGCCGCCAGCTCCTCCCGGGCGACCACCACGGTCAGCTCCATCGGCTGCCCGGTGGCGAGCAGCAGGCGGGCCAGCGGCGGGGCCGCCCCGAACGCGTCGGTGCCACCGAAGAAGGCGAGCACCCGGGGGCGGGCCACCGGGTGGGGCGGGCGCGGGGCGGCCGGCCGCCGGTTGCGGACCTCGCGGCGCAGCAGCGCGTACCGGGTGCCGGCGAGCAGCCGGCCGGCGGGCGCGACGGTGTCGGCGCCGAGGTTCTGGTCCAGGTAGCGGTCGGCGTCCTGGCCCCGGGTGTCGCCGTCCACCACGGCCAGGGTGACCACCCCGGCGGCCCGCAGCGCACCCGCACCGTCCGGATCCAGGTCGTACGAGTCGAGGACCATCACGTCCAGTCGGTGCGCGCGGGCCGCCGCGACCAGCCCGGCCGGGGTGTCCGGGCCGGGCTGGCGGCCGATGCCCCGGTCGGCGAGCTGCCGGGCGGCCCAGTCCACGCCGTCGACCTCGCCGAACAGCTCCACCCGGGCGCCCCGGGCGAGGAACTCCTCGGCGAGGGCGAGGCAGCGGACCAGGTGACCGACCCCGCGCCGGGGTCCCGCGTCGCAGCGCAGGCCGATCCGCGCGGTCACCGCTCCTCCAGCCGCTTCTGGCGTACGTCGGCGTTCAGGGCGCGCAGGTCGGGCCGGTCGTGCAGCCAGTCGGCGAGCTTCGCCAGCGGCACGCTCACGTCGCCGAAGTGCGCGGTGACCGCCCGCACCAGCGCCCAGTCCCGTTCGGTGTCCAGGGTGAGCCGCAGGTCCGAGCGGTCCGGCGTGAGGGTCACCCCGAGCACCCGGAACAGCTCCGGGTGGGTGTACGCGTACGAGGTGACGTGCACCCGGTGGTGGTCGGTGGCGATCCGGTGCAGGGTGCGCAGCGCCCCCGCGTCGATGATCTCGACGTCCAGGCCCCGGGGCAGCGTACGGGCGATCGAGGTGCTGACGTAGTCGAGCCCCGGGACGGCCCGCCACACGTCGGCGACCAACCGGATGATCTCCGGATCGAGCAGCGGGCAGTCGGCGGTGAACCGGGCCACCGCGTCCCCCGGATGGGCGTCGAGCGCCCCGACGAAGCGGTCGAGCACGTCGTCGACCGGCCCCCGGTGGCACGGCACGTCGAGCCGGGCGCACTCGGCGACCACCGCGTCGTCGGCCGGGTCCGTGCTGGTCGCGACCACCAGGTCGGCGAGGACGCCGCTGTCCCGGGCGGCCCGGACCACCCGGCCGAGGACGCTGCGGCCGGCGAGCGGGCGCAGCACCTTGCCCGGCAGTCGGGAGGAGCCCATCCGGGCCTGCACGATGCCGACCAGCCGGGTCACTGCTGCTCCTCCCGGACCACCCGGCGGCGCAGCGCCGCGCGCAGCCGCCGCGTGACTCCCCGCGCCGCCCGCTTGGCCCACCGGGCCGGGGTGATGACGAGCCGTCCCACCCGGTAGCTGACCGACCCGCTGAGCAGGTTGATCATGGCGTCGGCCCGGCGCAACGCGCGCTCCCGCGAGGTGAGCAGGTCCTCGGTCCAGCCGAGCACCGCGCGCAGCCGGCCCAGCTCCTCGCGCTGGCGCAGCCACGCCTCGTGCAGCTGCTGCCAGCTCTGCGGCCCGGGCGGGGGCGACGTCGGTTCGAGGGCGCCCAGCTCACCGGCGAGCTTCAGCCGGCCCTTCGCGTCCAGACCGCGCAGGGCGGCCACCACGGCCGCCTCGGTCTCCACCGCCGCCGCCACGGTGGCCCGGTCCAGCTCCCGCCCGGCCAGCCCGCCGAGGACCACGGTCAGGCCGGCCAGGTCGAGGGTGGACGGCCAGGGGTGGGCGTACCCGCCGGTGAGCAGGACGGTGGCGAACCGCCACAGCGCCCGGGCCAGCGCCACGTCCACCCCGAGCGCCTCGGTGACCTGCCAGCTCGGGTCGAGCACCGCGAACCCGTCGCCGGCCCGCACCACGTTGTCCACCCCGGCCAGGGCCGGCGCGCCGGCCAGCCGGCCGTCGACCGCGTGCCCGTCGAGCCAGTCGGCGTAGCCGGTGAGCAGCCCGCGCAACGTCGCCAGGTCCCGGCGCAGGCAGGCGTCCAGCAGCAGCGAGCGCAGCAGCCGGCCCCGGGGGACCGGCCCGGTCAGCGCCGCCGGGTCCCGGTGCGCGACGGTACGGCTGGCGTACGGGCCGGGGGCCGGCTCGGCGCGGGCTGGCGGGTCGGTGACCCGCCAGTGCCAACCCCGGCCGGCGTCGACCACCTCGACCACCCCGGCGTCGGGGGGCCCGGTCCGGGCCAGCAGCACCGGCAGGTCGCGCCGCTCCGGGCCCGCGACGGCGTCGCGCCGGGCCAGCACCACCCAGGCGGGGGCGAGCGATCCGGCCAGCCCGGCGTGCAGCGCGTCGACCGCGAGGCGGGACGGGTCCTGCAGCACCGGGCGGTCGGCGAACCCGCCGGCGCAGGCGCCGTGCAGCACGGCGTCGAGCAGCCCGGCGGAGGTCTCCCGGTCCAGCGTGTCCGTGGCGACCAGCGCGGAGACGGCGTCCGGGTACGGGTACCCGGCGAAGTCGGCGTCCGGGGTGAGGCCGGCGGCGCGCAGCCGCGCCCGCAGCTGCGCCAGGTTCGCCGGGTGCCCGGCGTCCAGCACGCCCCCGATCGTCCACGCCGCGTCGGCGCGGTCGGCGTACCAGGGCGGGACGTCGACGATCCGGTGCAGGCCGACCGGGTTGTCCAGGCGCAGCAGCAGGGTGCCGCCCGGGCGCAGCACGCCGACCAGCCTCGCCAGCATCCCGTCCCAGCCGAGCGGGGTGCCCTCGACGGACTCCACCCGGTCCAGCCCGGCGGCGGCGACCACCACGTCGTACGTCTCGCCGGCCGGCAGCCCCGCGGGCCCGCCGACGATCACCCGGACCGCGCGCGTACCGGCCAGGTCGGCCAGCGCCACCCCGTCGAGGTGGCTGCGCAGCAGGCAGGTCACCTCGGCGTGCGCGAGCCGGTCGAGGAAGGCGGGCTCGTGCGGCCCGGCCAGCAGCACGCGGGCGCCGGCCGGCACCACCCGGGCGGCGAGCGCCGCCAGCGGGCCCCCACCGGCCGGCGCGTCGGTACGCAGGTCGGACCAGGCCAGCATCTCGCCGCCGGGCAGCGTGATCCGGTGGGCCCGGGCAGTGTCAGTCGTCAACGTCGGTCTCCTGGAGGTGCGCCCAGCCGAGCAGTTCGCGCAGCTCGGCGGGGGCGCAGCGGTGGTCGGTGCCCAGTTCGGCGCGGGCTGTCGCGACGGCGGTGGGCAGGTGCACCGACTCGCCGTGCAGCTCGGGCCACTGCCGGCGGATCCGGGCGGTGCCGCCGAAGGTGGGGTCCTCGTCGGCGAGCACCATCGGGTCGCCGTACACGGCCGGCTCGCAGCCGGCGGCGATGCCGTAGAAGATGGCGCTGGTCAGCCGGTTGGAGGCGACCCGCTTGTGCCGGCGCAGCTCGGTGAGCTGCTTGTCGAGGAAGAGCGGGTCGGTGTCGCGCCACCAGTGCCCGCGGTAGCCGTGGCAGATCACCCGGAAGCCGGCCTTCTCGTAGAGGCGGCGGACCCGGCGCATGCCGTACTCGTGCCAGTAGAGGCAGACCGTCACCGGCCCCGGCTCGGTGTCCCGGATCCGGGCGATCAGCTCCCGGTGGTCGCCCTTGACGTGCTGCCCCTCCCAGCCGTGGAACGGGTACCAGATGGTCCCCTCCCGCTCCACCGGCTCGGGTTCCGTCGGCCGCAGCGCCAGCAGGTACGCGAAGGGCGCGCCGATCACCACCACGTTGCGCCGGCCCACCGCCCAGGCCCGGCGGCGGGTCTGCTCCGACCAGAGCAGGCTCGGGGTCCGCTCGGCGTACGGGTGGCCGGGCGCGAGCCCGTCGCCGATGTTCCAGCCGTGCTGGAGGTACCCGTTGATCCGGGGCGGGTGCCGGTCGCCCAGCCCGCAGTAGCGGGCCAGCACGTGCGCGTGGCCGTAGAAGTGGTTCGCGTGATGCATCGGGGTCCGTCTCAGGCGGCGGTGCGTACCGGTGTGCCGCGCAGCGCGGCGGCCAAGGCGTCGACCACCCGGTCCTGGTCGGCGTCGGTGAGGTCCGGGTAGAGCGGCAGGGAGAGCTGCTGGGCGTAGAACGCCTCGGCGACCGGGCAGGAGCCGCGCCGGTAACCGAGGTCGGCGAAGGCCGGGTGCCAGTGCACCGGCAGGTAGTTGACCTGCACGCCGATGCCGGCGGCGCGCATCCGGTCGTAGACCTCGCGGCGCCGCCCGTCCAGGATCCGGACCGGGTAGAGGTGCCAGGCCGGGCGGGCCCAGGAGCGCCGGGCCGGGCGCAGCACCCCCGGCAGGTCGGCGAGGGCCTCGTCGTAGCGGGCGACCAGCCGGGCCCGGGCGGCCAGGAAGTCGCCGAGGCGGCGCAGCTGGCTGCGGCCGAGCGCGCAGAGCACGTCGGGCAGCCGGTAGTTCAGCCCGAACTCGTGCACCTCCTGG
This genomic window contains:
- a CDS encoding alpha-ketoglutarate-dependent dioxygenase AlkB → MTGAAYQPSMLDLAGTPTLGPLAGRLRRHPLSRGAWVDHLPGWVTGSDEVFETLLREVPWRAERRTMYDAEVDVPRLLCWYGAGRPLPHPVLDAARAALTAYYAPELGEPFVTAGMCLYRSGRDSVAWHGDTLGRSAHVDTMVAIVSFGSPRALLLRPRGGGGESLRFPLGHGDLVVMGGSCQRTWEHAVPKTARAVGPRVSVQFRPAGVA
- a CDS encoding glycosyltransferase family protein is translated as MPDRWPGPSASGDRPGLATRARRHLGLLVLLALGAGLRVAMTVAYPPALWFSGDSGVYVRHAQIWPALSTRGLYPWLIKAFEWTGSFTSLVAVQHLAGLALGVAIYLLVRRRLGGSDWVATLAAAPVVLDARQLTLEQYLLTETLFTAALAGAALVLAWKERPGPVAGFVAGLAVAVGVLTRPTGVVAVGVLLLLLLLPWRGWRAPVAYLLGILALWGAVLVTVGSAPNAYGVGGGRFLYGRTAQIADCDRLDLSPDLRRLCPRQPVDQRPERPDWFIWNKDSPIVDAKRPEDLDAFARAVIRQQTGDYLARVAADTSRYFWAQRLGPKETCLAQWWVPPLAPADWAADRDCTPRLADPHYDSQPAPSQASPPNAAAEFLHGYGRYGTTPPLAVTAMTLLALTGALWPRRGRLRLSLLALGFAAIGMGIMIFSVATSMFDYRYGLPALAFLPIAAAAGWQRLRATPTDRPAPAVDDDEPQPAPLAPTLTGSNGER
- a CDS encoding cytidylyltransferase domain-containing protein — its product is MTRLVGIVQARMGSSRLPGKVLRPLAGRSVLGRVVRAARDSGVLADLVVATSTDPADDAVVAECARLDVPCHRGPVDDVLDRFVGALDAHPGDAVARFTADCPLLDPEIIRLVADVWRAVPGLDYVSTSIARTLPRGLDVEIIDAGALRTLHRIATDHHRVHVTSYAYTHPELFRVLGVTLTPDRSDLRLTLDTERDWALVRAVTAHFGDVSVPLAKLADWLHDRPDLRALNADVRQKRLEER
- a CDS encoding PseG/SpsG family protein, whose amino-acid sequence is MTARIGLRCDAGPRRGVGHLVRCLALAEEFLARGARVELFGEVDGVDWAARQLADRGIGRQPGPDTPAGLVAAARAHRLDVMVLDSYDLDPDGAGALRAAGVVTLAVVDGDTRGQDADRYLDQNLGADTVAPAGRLLAGTRYALLRREVRNRRPAAPRPPHPVARPRVLAFFGGTDAFGAAPPLARLLLATGQPMELTVVVAREELAAELATLRPGRGQTLRPVPPTGALPDLITGADLVVSAAGTSTWELCCLGAPAALVCVVDNQRESYHRVVRAGVTAGVGELPALVAAGPPGQAARAAAVRTLRALLASPDRRAALATRAWSAVDGAGPTRVADAVLALLPTPTPR
- a CDS encoding methyltransferase domain-containing protein; its protein translation is MTTDTARAHRITLPGGEMLAWSDLRTDAPAGGGPLAALAARVVPAGARVLLAGPHEPAFLDRLAHAEVTCLLRSHLDGVALADLAGTRAVRVIVGGPAGLPAGETYDVVVAAAGLDRVESVEGTPLGWDGMLARLVGVLRPGGTLLLRLDNPVGLHRIVDVPPWYADRADAAWTIGGVLDAGHPANLAQLRARLRAAGLTPDADFAGYPYPDAVSALVATDTLDRETSAGLLDAVLHGACAGGFADRPVLQDPSRLAVDALHAGLAGSLAPAWVVLARRDAVAGPERRDLPVLLARTGPPDAGVVEVVDAGRGWHWRVTDPPARAEPAPGPYASRTVAHRDPAALTGPVPRGRLLRSLLLDACLRRDLATLRGLLTGYADWLDGHAVDGRLAGAPALAGVDNVVRAGDGFAVLDPSWQVTEALGVDVALARALWRFATVLLTGGYAHPWPSTLDLAGLTVVLGGLAGRELDRATVAAAVETEAAVVAALRGLDAKGRLKLAGELGALEPTSPPPGPQSWQQLHEAWLRQREELGRLRAVLGWTEDLLTSRERALRRADAMINLLSGSVSYRVGRLVITPARWAKRAARGVTRRLRAALRRRVVREEQQ